One Tiliqua scincoides isolate rTilSci1 chromosome 9, rTilSci1.hap2, whole genome shotgun sequence DNA segment encodes these proteins:
- the IRX5 gene encoding iroquois-class homeodomain protein IRX-5 isoform X2 has translation MSYPQGYLYQPSASLALYSCPAYSTSVISGPRTDELGRSSSGSAFSPYAGSTAFSAPSPGYNSHLQYGTDPAAAAAAAFSSYVGSPYDHTPGMAGSLGYHPYAAPLGSYPYGDPAYRKNATRDATATLKAWLNEHRKNPYPTKGEKIMLAIITKMTLTQVSTWFANARRRLKKENKMTWTPRNRSEDEEEEENIDLEKNDEEEPQKLEEKNDPEASEISGADPKGKDADGGALSDSDCKDATPQDVLSKGVPGASPPLAHCVSGRLLLQAHPQQQLPPGAGEDPQPPHPLPAQYRPPSAELHPVLPPNSGGTSVIHSPQGPPPPVASSTALSKPKLWSLAEIATSADKAKEGGGGSEGPPQASPASLNGAGSTQSPTASTTCPFPSSAAASVLSRPLYYATSPFYPGYTNYTSFGHLHGGASTAGAPSPHFNGLNQTILNRAEALAKETKILRSQSQLELCKDSSYDVKKVSLRKSEFQQAPHQFKN, from the exons ATGTCGTATCCCCAGGGCTACCTGTACCAGCCGTCGGCGTCCCTGGCTCTCTACTCCTGCCCGGCCTACAGCACCAGCGTCATCTCCGGGCCCCGGACGGATGAGCTGGGCAGGTCGTCCTCCGGCTCCGCGTTCTCCCCCTACGCCGGCTCGACCGCCTTCAGCGCGCCGTCGCCCGGCTACAACTCCCATCTCCAGTACGGCACTGACCCGGCAGCGGCAGCCGCGGCCGCCTTTTCCTCTTACGTG GGGTCACCCTACGACCACACGCCCGGCATGGCGGGCTCCTTGGGGTACCACCCTTACGCTGCTCCCTTGGGATCCTATCCCTACGGCGACCCAGCCTACAGGAAGAACGCCACCCGGGACGCCACGGCCACCCTCAAGGCCTGGCTGAACGAGCACAGGAAGAACCCCTACCCCACCAAGGGCGAGAAGATCATGCTGGCCATCATCACCAAGATGACCCTCACCCAGGTGTCCACCTGGTTCGCCAACGCCCGCAGGAGGCTCAAGAAGGAGAACAAGATGACCTGGACCCCCAGGAACCGGAGCGAGgacgaggaagaggaggagaacatCGACCTAGAGAAGAACGACGAGGAAGAGCCGCAGAAGCTCGAGGAGAAGAATGACCCGGAGGCTTCGGAGATca GTGGAGCAGACCCCAAGGGCAAGGATGCCGACGGCGGTGCCTTGAGCGACTCGGACTGCAAGGACGCCACCCCGCAGGACGTGCTCTCCAAAGGGGTGCCAGGAGCCTCTCCACCGCTGGCCCACTGCGTCTctggccgcctcctcctccaggctcACCCTCAGCAGCAGCTACCCCCGGGGGCAGGCGAGGACCCgcagcccccccaccctctgccagcCCAGTACAGACCCCCTTCTGCGGAGCTGCACCCCGTCCTGCCCCCCAACAGCGGCGGCACATCGGTCATCCACTCTCCCCAGGGGCCTCCGCCCCCTGTGGCTTCCTCGACGGCGCTGTCCAAGCCCAAACTGTGGTCCTTGGCGGAGATCGCCACCTCTGCGGACAAAGCCAAGGAGGGCGGCGGGGGCAGCGAGGGTCCCCCGCAGGCTTCTCCGGCCAGCTTGAACGGGGCGGGCTCCACGCAGTCCCCAACGGCCAGCACGACGTGTCCTTTCCCCAGCAGCGCCGCCGCCTCGGTCCTCTCGCGCCCCCTCTACTACGCCACCAGCCCCTTTTACCCGGGCTACACGAACTACACCTCCTTCGGACACCTGCATGGCGGCGCCTCGACGGCGGGCGCTCCCAGCCCTCACTTTAATGGATTAAACCAGACTATTTTGAACAGAGCCGAGGCTTTGGCCAAAGAGACTAAGATCCTCAGGAGCCAGTCCCAGCTCGAGCTTTGCAAAGACTCCTCTTACGATGTGAAGAAAG TGTCACTGCGGAAATCCGAATTCCAACAGGCTCCACACCAGTTCAAGAATTAG
- the IRX5 gene encoding iroquois-class homeodomain protein IRX-5 isoform X1 — MSYPQGYLYQPSASLALYSCPAYSTSVISGPRTDELGRSSSGSAFSPYAGSTAFSAPSPGYNSHLQYGTDPAAAAAAAFSSYVGSPYDHTPGMAGSLGYHPYAAPLGSYPYGDPAYRKNATRDATATLKAWLNEHRKNPYPTKGEKIMLAIITKMTLTQVSTWFANARRRLKKENKMTWTPRNRSEDEEEEENIDLEKNDEEEPQKLEEKNDPEASEISGADPKGKDADGGALSDSDCKDATPQDVLSKGVPGASPPLAHCVSGRLLLQAHPQQQLPPGAGEDPQPPHPLPAQYRPPSAELHPVLPPNSGGTSVIHSPQGPPPPVASSTALSKPKLWSLAEIATSADKAKEGGGGSEGPPQASPASLNGAGSTQSPTASTTCPFPSSAAASVLSRPLYYATSPFYPGYTNYTSFGHLHGGASTAGAPSPHFNGLNQTILNRAEALAKETKILRSQSQLELCKDSSYDVKKGTLRMYTEQFPVDTPIFMFE; from the exons ATGTCGTATCCCCAGGGCTACCTGTACCAGCCGTCGGCGTCCCTGGCTCTCTACTCCTGCCCGGCCTACAGCACCAGCGTCATCTCCGGGCCCCGGACGGATGAGCTGGGCAGGTCGTCCTCCGGCTCCGCGTTCTCCCCCTACGCCGGCTCGACCGCCTTCAGCGCGCCGTCGCCCGGCTACAACTCCCATCTCCAGTACGGCACTGACCCGGCAGCGGCAGCCGCGGCCGCCTTTTCCTCTTACGTG GGGTCACCCTACGACCACACGCCCGGCATGGCGGGCTCCTTGGGGTACCACCCTTACGCTGCTCCCTTGGGATCCTATCCCTACGGCGACCCAGCCTACAGGAAGAACGCCACCCGGGACGCCACGGCCACCCTCAAGGCCTGGCTGAACGAGCACAGGAAGAACCCCTACCCCACCAAGGGCGAGAAGATCATGCTGGCCATCATCACCAAGATGACCCTCACCCAGGTGTCCACCTGGTTCGCCAACGCCCGCAGGAGGCTCAAGAAGGAGAACAAGATGACCTGGACCCCCAGGAACCGGAGCGAGgacgaggaagaggaggagaacatCGACCTAGAGAAGAACGACGAGGAAGAGCCGCAGAAGCTCGAGGAGAAGAATGACCCGGAGGCTTCGGAGATca GTGGAGCAGACCCCAAGGGCAAGGATGCCGACGGCGGTGCCTTGAGCGACTCGGACTGCAAGGACGCCACCCCGCAGGACGTGCTCTCCAAAGGGGTGCCAGGAGCCTCTCCACCGCTGGCCCACTGCGTCTctggccgcctcctcctccaggctcACCCTCAGCAGCAGCTACCCCCGGGGGCAGGCGAGGACCCgcagcccccccaccctctgccagcCCAGTACAGACCCCCTTCTGCGGAGCTGCACCCCGTCCTGCCCCCCAACAGCGGCGGCACATCGGTCATCCACTCTCCCCAGGGGCCTCCGCCCCCTGTGGCTTCCTCGACGGCGCTGTCCAAGCCCAAACTGTGGTCCTTGGCGGAGATCGCCACCTCTGCGGACAAAGCCAAGGAGGGCGGCGGGGGCAGCGAGGGTCCCCCGCAGGCTTCTCCGGCCAGCTTGAACGGGGCGGGCTCCACGCAGTCCCCAACGGCCAGCACGACGTGTCCTTTCCCCAGCAGCGCCGCCGCCTCGGTCCTCTCGCGCCCCCTCTACTACGCCACCAGCCCCTTTTACCCGGGCTACACGAACTACACCTCCTTCGGACACCTGCATGGCGGCGCCTCGACGGCGGGCGCTCCCAGCCCTCACTTTAATGGATTAAACCAGACTATTTTGAACAGAGCCGAGGCTTTGGCCAAAGAGACTAAGATCCTCAGGAGCCAGTCCCAGCTCGAGCTTTGCAAAGACTCCTCTTACGATGTGAAGAAAG